Proteins co-encoded in one Lineus longissimus chromosome 11, tnLinLong1.2, whole genome shotgun sequence genomic window:
- the LOC135495697 gene encoding ankyrin-1-like yields MESDHRRWYLNDALSYAVDTSNIDSVKELISVGADVNHLCNDRGHVLAFDAIQNHGTDILKVLLEAGTSVDVIGETGGHDYETLLCLASALGFVDIVELLLRFHADVNGATDTSALHKASINGHLDVAKILIENNANIEFLDCFRRTPLYCAFSCKSVKVARLLIAHGADVNFEYNSNAFLNTNTQKLLTVASDANSTELVDLLLENGYPVSIWTESDEDSEMDTETDLTDEDDEWREDNGQVGEGTRSCGDRNLHNLYMYFDAKWDVTRHFMLKDIHFCPVPRLHKIFLKGDMNEINALFDDPSIHASDIRRLDRTRKSVFHYAFANGEPEVVEKCILLASRFGVKSYGFKPLFFAAKHGYVEIVECLVKLGLPLHKGDSSTQETPLHIACCNGHNSVIKKLVEYGADVNALNNDGYNSLSLVTENGNVSMVRFLLQHGAKVIPDNIIGWSGWTVLHKAANLKHKNNVEVMEVLLAHSPRLVNVPGKYQRDTPLHVTCFNGVAGVAECLIRHGADIGALDYRGNTSLHLACTNRHPDIVSLLIQQGAELNIGNVDGLTPLVCAVDRFCEYPVELDVSRIVMTLLDNGGSLFSSSGPKKLTCHFDMLYSLYVKNVFIFVTFMQLSAGVMGNLKVNVSNMLNHNDLDSVHLVQNCGHQLYLSPDVLSNPDFVEKFNAIQNSPLSLNSMCIHSIRRLLRRHKGSLVKLISVLPVAPGLKTMLTFPDSLHACDMAPVAKLLYYMCSISL; encoded by the coding sequence ATGGAGTCTGATCATCGAAGGTGGTACCTGAATGATGCGTTATCCTATGCAGTTGACACAAGCAACATTGACAGTGTAAAAGAACTGATATCAGTTGGAGCTGATGTCAACCATTTGTGTAATGATCGAGGTCATGTCCTGGCTTTTGATGCCATACAGAATCATGGGACAGATATTTTAAAGGTCCTTCTTGAGGCTGGTACGAGTGTTGATGTGATAGGTGAGACAGGAGGACATGATTATGAGACACTTCTTTGTCTTGCTAGTGCACTTGGCTTTGTCGATATTGTTGAACTACTGTTGAGATTCCACGCAGATGTCAATGGAGCAACTGACACGAGCGCCCTTCACAAGGCCAGCATCAATGGACATTTGGATGTTGCTAAAATACTAATAGAAAATAACGCTAACATTGAATTCTTAGACTGTTTTCGCCGGACGCCACTCTACTGTGCTTTCAGCTGCAAGTCAGTTAAAGTTGCACGACTTCTCATTGCTCACGGGGCTGATGTCAACTTTGAATACAATAGCAATGCCTTCTTGAATACCAACACACAAAAATTATTAACTGTGGCAAGTGATGCCAATAGTACAGAATTGGTTGATTTGCTTCTTGAAAATGGCTACCCAGTCTCAATCTGGACTGAGTCGGATGAAGATTCTGAAATGGACACCGAGACGGATTTgactgatgaagatgatgaatggAGAGAGGATAATGGACAGGTTGGTGAGGGGACGAGGTCATGTGGTGACAGAAATTTACataatttgtacatgtactttgatgcGAAATGGGATGTGACACGGCACTTCATGCTCAAAGATATTCACTTTTGTCCCGTTCCTAGACTTCATAAGATCTTTCTGAAGGGAGATATGAATGAGATTAATGCCCTGTTTGATGATCCATCAATCCATGCATCCGATATACGTCGCCTCGACAGAACCAGAAAGTCTGTTTTCCACTATGCATTTGCAAACGGTGAACCAGAAGTAgttgaaaaatgcattttactTGCGTCCCGTTTTGGTGTAAAATCATATGGTTTCAAGCCACTCTTCTTTGCTGCGAAACACGGATATGTGGAAATCGTGGAATGCCTCGTAAAACTTGGCCTTCCACTCCACAAGGGTGACAGCAGCACACAGGAAACCCCGCTTCATATTGCCTGTTGCAATGGACACAACTCGGTGATTAAAAAACTTGTGGAATATGGTGCTGATGTGAATGCTCTGAATAATGATGGTTACAATAGTTTGAGTCTTGTGACAGAGAATGGTAATGTGTCCATGGTCAGGTTCCTCCTGCAACACGGTGCTAAGGTAATTCCTGATAATATCATTGGTTGGAGTGGGTGGACGGTGCTTCATAAAGCAGCAAActtaaaacacaaaaataatgtAGAGGTTATGGAAGTTTTGTTGGCACATTCTCCCAGGCTTGTCAATGTGCCCGGCAAATACCAGCGGGACACGCCACTCCATGTAACCTGTTTTAACGGTGTAGCTGGGGTGGCTGAATGCTTAATCCGTCACGGGGCGGACATTGGCGCCCTTGATTATCGAGGTAACACATCTCTTCATCTGGCTTGTACCAACCGCCATCCTGATATCGTGTCCCTCCTCATTCAACAAGGTGCTGAATTGAACATAGGAAATGTGGATGGTTTGACGCCGTTGGTCTGTGCCGTGGACAGATTCTGTGAGTATCCAGTTGAGCTTGATGTGTCCCGAATAGTGATGACTCTGTTGGATAATGGAGGATCTCTCTTCAGCAGTTCTGGTCCAAAAAAACTGACCTGTCACTTTGACATGCTTTATAGTTTGtatgtcaaaaatgtttttatcttCGTGACTTTTATGCAATTGAGTGCTGGGGTTATGGGCAATCTTAAGGTCAATGTGAGTAACATGCTTAACCATAATGATCTAGATTCAGTCCACCTTGTGCAAAATTGTGGTCACCAACTATATCTATCACCAGATGTCCTCAGCAATCCAGACTTTGTTGAAAAATTCAATGCCATTCAGAATTCACCTCTCTCGCTAAATTCAATGTGTATTCATAGCATTCGGAGATTGCTGCGTCGTCACAAAGGAAGTCTTGTGAAGCTGATAAGTGTCCTTCCTGTTGCCCCGGGCCTGAAAACCATGTTGACATTTCCTGATAGTCTACATGCCTGTGACATGGCGCCAGTGGCTAAACTTCTCTATTACATGTGTTCAATATCGCTGTGA